One Corynebacterium matruchotii genomic window, CGCCCGACCCCTCCTCGGAATCGCCTACAGTCCCGATCTGTGCAGCATCATCCTGCGTCCCACCGGATAACCCGCTATCTATATGGGTTGCCATCGCATTGGCGGACGACCTAGCCGCGGATGTCGTACTGGAAATATCGCCACAACCAGCAAGATTCATGACAAGAACGAAACCGGCAATGCCGCCAAGGGGGCTTTATGCCATGTGGATTGATGAATCATCTCATCTCCTCTAGAAAAGCATGCTATAAACATGCGCTAATAAAATAACAAGATTATTTTAAGCATTTTGGGGCATCATTCTTTATGATTTCATATATGATTTGCTGTCTCATTCATGATTTTTACTAGCGTCAGCATGGTGCTTGAGTGAGCCAGCATTGACACTCTTGGTGCCAATTCCTGTGCTGATGCTGATGCAGCTTTCCGTAGCGGATTGCTTGGCGGCGGGCGGTTTCACAGTGGTAATGTCGGTATCAATGCTGCATCCCCCTTTACTTGCCTCCGTTGCCGAAATGTCGGTGGCTTCTTCGCCAAAGCCTCGACATTCCTGGTTTTTGGTTTCGTGGGGGTTGCTGGGGTTCCGGTATAGGCCCAGGCTGGAACCGCCCATATATCTACCGGCACATCCGCTATAAGCGCCACTCGTGTCATATCGCCATTGGTTGACAAGACTTCAGACTACTTACCTCTAATGGGGTTAGTGTCTTGTTGTATCTGTCCCATATCTAGTTGATTAGTTGTGTAGCAGCCCCATATGATTGCATACTGGTGGTTAATGCCATGAATAAAATTGCCCCGAACCGCTCTGATACTTTTTACTGACCCACCAACTAACCCAAATCTTAACTGTACAAACATTCCTACCTTTTCCCGCCACTATTCCTTCCCTTATCGCACCATCGGATAACACACAAGAAACACATCATGGACATAGCCAAACTTCGCACCATAGCATTGTTGATGCTCACGGCGTTTCTTGTGGTATCTTGCAGTAGCGCTGGGAAGAATGACGATCCAGACACAACCACCAGCGCATCTGCGGCGCCGCAGTGCCCAAAGCAGAAGCTTGACTTGGCGGAAACCGCCTTTGGCCTGTGGTTGCAGGGTAGAAAGATCCCGCAGCAGGAGGCAGGCTTGGCGTGGGATTTCGAGGTACTCGACAACCATTTCGACCCGTGCGCCAAGCTGAGCTGGGTGACCTTGCGGGGTGTGAGCCAGACGGTAGGGGGAAGAGCAGCAGTCTGCCTGGGATGATGCCACCCAAACCGTGGTGTTTTTCCACTACGACAAGTTGATTACCGACGTGCACCAGTTGGTGGCGCCGCAGATCGGCAAGATCAAGGTGGAGCCGGACACAATCACGGTGGAGTTCGCCGAGTTTTCCCCTAATTATCCCCGCGAATGGCATGGGGATTGGGAGGCTATCACCTATAAACTCAAGGGCGATAAGCTCGAACAAAAAACCGATCCGATTTTAGACATTCGGGCCCTAGACCTAGACTTCGGCAAGAACCCACCGCCGAGTTCCCACAGTGTGATTAGCCCCTATGGGAATGTGCACCAGAAACCATGGGATTATGAGGTGAAATCCGGGGTGTTGGCGCGGGTGCCTATGGATGATATCCAGATTTTGTGCGACATCGCCCACAACCTAACGAGATTCACTGCCAGAACCAGCAGGAATCCACATGGCCGCTCATCGCCCCACCCAATGATGATGCGGGTGCCGATCGTGGCAATGGTGACACCAACCATGCCCACATTATTTTCGGAACCCCAAACCAGTTCTACACGTCCTTTTCGTTCCCCAGCAATACCACCGCCGGTGAGCTCATTGCCGACGAGGCGGTGACCAAGGTCGGCCAGTACCTGATCGACACCCGGGCGCGACAACGTGAAGATTTCCAATAATGCGTTCACCGTCACCCTTGCCAGCGGCGTCGCGGTCGCCGAGCAGAAACCCCTGGTCAAGCTGGATACTTCCAGGTTCCCCAATAATTTAGCGCCGTGGGAATAGCCTGAAGCTTATCGACGCTCGAAGCGTGGGAAGATCCGCAACTAACAGTATTGTCCGTAGCGCTGTTCCCGTTCGGATTGGTCCAGCCGGGGAATGTCAATGAGCTGGTGGGGGAAGGCATGGGTTTTATTGATGAGCCGATCCTTGACGGTCAACCCGTCCGGGTTTTGGAAATCAATAGAACCGAAAGCCACCCGGTAGGAGTCGATTACTCCGGTGAGAACCCCCATACCCACATCTGCTGATAGTTTGGCGATCATGGTGAGGGTGCCGCAGCGCCCAATGGGTCGGGGGAACTGGGAGCGCCGGGGGAGGTTTCTTGCGCACCAGCACATGGTGCTACCGCCCCGGTGAGGGCGGCGGTGAGTGCGATGATGAAGATGGTTCTGTTTATGCGTGAATTCATGTGGGTCATTCCTTGTGATTGCTGCTTTACCATAAAGGTTAGTAGCTATTGCGGTTACCAATCATTGTCCTCGTCGTAGTCATAGTCATCTTCTTCGTCTTTGCTTGTGGCGGGGCTGGCGTATTCATTGAGGAATTGATCAAGAACCTCCCTACCAGTTTTAGCTTTTTCCCCGGTTTCATAGATTGTCCATTGCCCGGTACAAACCTCTAACACCTCAGCAAGCTCATCCCAAGAACAACCATGATGATAGGCACCGAGGGTTGCGTCAGCGGAGTCCTCGAAATCATCGGTAGTCATGAGATACCTCCGCAACGCGGGTAGAATGTTTTCTACGGGGGTGTTATCAACGAGGGACCAGTCGGTGGGTTGGATGTTGTCGTCGACGATGAATTCGTCGGTGACTTTTTCTTCGGTGTTGGCGTAGGGCATGAGCTCTGGTGGGGTGATAATACAGGTTGGGTCGCCGCTGCCGATCCGGCCAATCCCTCGGATATCAAGTGCTTCACTGCCAGCAAGGTAAGGCATAGGGTGTCGCTGTTCCGGGGGGATGGTGGGGAATGCTGCTAGCCACCATTCATAGAACATTTCAGTCCGGTCAGAAATGTTTAGCTTGGTATAGAAGAGACAATCAGGGCATAGCGGCGGAGTGTCGATAATAAACCCGGTTTCTCGTGCTTCTTGGATTTCTTCTTCGGTGAGTTGAGACCGGAGAGAAACCCTCGCTGGTTGGCGGCTAGTTCTCGGTAATTCATAATATGTTTTCTTAATATTGTAATGGGTAAACGTCGGCTAAATTATTAGGTATATCTTTTAATGGGTAAATTTGGTCTGCCCCGCCAAATATGAAGTGTGGCAGATGATCTATAGAGAGTCAATAGATGGCTTGCATGGGGGTATTGGTAAAATTTTTTCTGTTTGCCGATACATTTATATGTTTGTTGAATTGTTGCTTAATTTTGAGTTAATATGGATTAAATTTTGTAAGATTAGCTAATTTATCATTTGTGCTTTCACCTTTATGGGGTAGCTGTTATGGTGCATGATTTGTAAGATGGGTTGACCCTTGATGTGTTTAACGTCGGGTTTTAGTAAAAATTTACAAATAGTATTTGTTCCTGTCTATGGCCTTATGGGCTGACGTAGTGTAAATATTATCTTATTAGTTCTTGCGCTACTCACTTAGGGCTTCATTCCTGATTGGTGGCATTCGTATGGTTGCATCTCGGCGAAGAGGGTTGCAAGAAGGACTAGAAGACATGGGCCAGGACTTGGGGAAATGGTTCATCTTCTCAACATGCTTCCCAGGAGCAATTGCTCCAGCGTTAGCAGTATCTGATAAACTATCCAAATCTATTTTGGATAGTTTTGGAGCAACATCATCAGATACGTTCATAAAGATGACATCTTTTTCAGATAGCGGAGCTGGCCCGATTCTCATGGCTATTCTCGCAATTGTTGCAATGGCAGGTTCAATCATGCAACTTTTAGCGTTAATTATCAGGGCATTAATTCTACCTATTGCAGTAGGTCTTACTCCATTATTTGCGGCTTTATCTTTTAGTGAAGTGGGCCGGTCTGGATTACATCACTTGGTGTCATATACGATTGCTGCACTGGCGTTTAAACCAGTATGTGCGTTGCTGTATGCAGTGGTGCTATGGAATGTTACCCGACCATCACCAGCAACAGACCCTAATAGTATGTTGCCATTAATTGATGATGTTGTTAACGTTGTCATGATTGCGCTTACTGGATTAATCGCACCAACATTGGTGCGAATGTTGGTGCCGGCGGTCTCTCAGGCAGGGGGTGCAGGTGGGGGACAATTACTTGCTGGTGCAGCCTCCGCAGCTGGTGCTGCTGTTGGTGCTATTGGCGCTATTGCAGGTACAGCAGTTGGTGGTGGTATGGGGTCATTAGTTTCCGGGGCTTCTAATAATGGTGGTGCGAACAAGACTGGTGCCGGTGGTGGAGGTGATATTGCCTCTGCTGGTGCATCAACAGGTGGTTCCGGTGGTAGTGGTGGTTCATCATCCGGTGGATCTTCTGGCGGGGATTCTGGTGCTGTTGCTACAGGTGCTTCCGGTGGTAGTGGTGGTTCATCATCCGGTGGATCTTCTGGCGGGGATTCTGGTGCTGTTGCTACAGGTGCTTCCGGTGGTAGTGGTGGTTCATCATCCGGTGGATCTTCTGGTGCTGGTCAGAAAAAGAAGGGTCGGCTTAGTCGTATCAAAGGTAAATTAGGTAAATTCTCACAACGACCTTTTGATCGGTCATGGACAGGTCGAATTGAAGGTGCTGAACGGGGTGCTACTCGTGGACGCCGATGGGTTTCTCCGGTGTCGGATGCTGCTCGACGATCAGGTGGAGCAATTAGCTCATTTGAGAGTATGTTAGAAGCATCAGCTGGGCATCCAGGTCAAGTCAGAAGATAAGTCATTTTGAGGCGTATCTGGTGCACTGAGCATTGGTATAGGCCCTCACCTATACCGAAAGAATAGAGATTTCTGATTATTGTACCCATAAGAGCTTGAAACTTACTTAGTTGCTGGGGAAATAGGTTCAGGTGGTGGTTGGTAGAACATTATTCTTTGTATCGCGTTGATTGCCCGAATAGTTGTGGTTTGGGGGAGGCTGCAAGGGATTGCCAGGATCCGCTATGCCTTCATGTGGTCTATGGATCGTTTGATCACATACCAGATCTGGTTGATTCTCTTGTTGAATGTTTTCTGCCATTCTAGCAGGGTTTGCCTGGTCTCTTCTTCGGTGTGTCGCATTCTAAACCCACGTAACCTTTGTCTGCGGTGTGATGCCAGGGTGGTATGTGACCGAATAAACCAGTTTCTTACGGTGATGTCATGGGTTGATTCTAGCAATGGTTCGCAAATATAAAATATTTCGTCTGCTTGATCGGTGAGTGTTTTAAGGGTTATGCCCGGCTTTGTGGTGTTTTCCACTATATAAATTCTTAGTGTTCTTCTACCACTAACACAACACGAGGATCCATCGAGTACGTATAACCGTTGAGGGTGAAGATCCTTAGGTTGTGGTGAGGGCAGTAACACTACATTAAGCACTCAGTACATTGTTAATGGCTCTGGAGATGGTTGCCTGGGAGGTTTCAAAAATATTTACTGTCCAGGGTTTGTTACCACGTGTTTTCTTGCGGTTAGAGCATGATGATCTGCACATTAGTGAACACTCCCAAGGATGGTGGGCAGTGATGTGAGATACCTAGAAGCTTATTCAGCGTTCTCAAACATGACTAGTCTCTGTAGGTAAAGAAGACCAAGCTAGATAGCATGTTCTTTCTGATTTTCTGCCTGTTAATGAAGATGAGTTTTCCCAGCGGCTGAATAAGCTTCCTAATGTGGTGATGGGATTAGTTAATATGATGAGGAAGCTTCTTCAGTTGCTGGAAAGATCCATTCGCACTAAAAGATAACAAATCGGAATCGGAAAGAGCACATCATTGCCTTGTTTTTCCTTACTTCTATAGAGTCCACACTGGGGAGCATAAGTTCCCCAGCAACTCAATAAACTTCTACATCGAATAGACCCCGTATTTGACTGGTTTGTGTTGAAGGATGGCAAAGTCTGTAGTTTCGGATAGATTAACGATTAACTTTCCTTTGTACGTTTTCACCATTATCAGCCCTGGAAATTGATGTTCTTCAAGTTGCTTGAGTACGGCTTTGGCTTCTTTGCCCTCTATTTCGAAGGCTTCTCCACAATAATAAAGAGTGGCTCTCATTTCTTTTACCTCTTTTCTATAATCATTAATGAAGGCAAGTAGTATGGTTGTTATAGTTGTCTGCCGTGGTTGTTGTCATCATCGTCATCGTTACCATGATTTTCTTCCTCATCATCATATTGCGTCTCTTGTGTAGCTGCTTCTTCTGAGGATTGTTCTGGTTCTTCCTGATTTTCAGGAAGGAACTCATCAACCGCCACGTCATGTTCAAATCCTTTGCCAAGCATGTAATCCCCCCGCATTTCCTGCAACTTCTCAGGCAAATCCCCTACCTTAGACTTCTTCTCCCATACTCCTAAACCAGCCTCTTCCTCCCCCGGCACCCACATCTGCGGAGTCCTCGCAAACGTCCTTAATTCTTGCCGATAATCAGTTTCTCGCCGATGCGGCTCCATACAGTGAAAACACGGATCCAATAATCTTGACAGCCTCTCAAACACCTTCTTCAATGGATGTACCACCGAGCAATGTTGAATCAACTGCCGCTGCTCAAATCCCTTCCTCTTACGAGTATCCTCAGGCTTCTCCCCTTGAGGGGGCCGTATTCTGTCGGCTACAATATCCTCATTCCGTTGGGCTGCCTCCTTAAGGTCCTTTATTGTTTCTGGGGTGTGGAATGATTTCATATACGGGCGGCTGTTACTATTTGGCCTATGCTCAAATAGGTTATTCAAAGAGTTATGAAGATTCTCCATGTATTTAAGGCCACGTTGAATGGTATTTGAACTGATCGGGACATGAGAGGCCATAATCATTAAATCCCCCAAATCCTTCCACCTGGATGTCTCTCGATAGTTCCCTTTCCCAGTCATTAAACCCCTTAAATTCCTCTTCCATTGTTCTTCTCTATCATCGAGGG contains:
- a CDS encoding nucleotidyl transferase AbiEii/AbiGii toxin family protein gives rise to the protein MHKADQIVEQIEASIPEQYQPTDERAARILRDDIRQQVLSQHLAVQLSHYADQPSDGKKHLGRVVISGGTSLLFRVPGCRISRDLDIITSLKQHEMKHLLEKTLSQDKDDPFTYKILKARKTKSRNGDTYVIQVLDGDKEYTQIKIDAIRGVPEEYQDTEALTVQDPLISSRASTTIKLIDPGKYIAGKIAALFPLDDREEQWKRNLRGLMTGKGNYRETSRWKDLGDLMIMASHVPISSNTIQRGLKYMENLHNSLNNLFEHRPNSNSRPYMKSFHTPETIKDLKEAAQRNEDIVADRIRPPQGEKPEDTRKRKGFEQRQLIQHCSVVHPLKKVFERLSRLLDPCFHCMEPHRRETDYRQELRTFARTPQMWVPGEEEAGLGVWEKKSKVGDLPEKLQEMRGDYMLGKGFEHDVAVDEFLPENQEEPEQSSEEAATQETQYDDEEENHGNDDDDDNNHGRQL